A region from the Peromyscus maniculatus bairdii isolate BWxNUB_F1_BW_parent chromosome 5, HU_Pman_BW_mat_3.1, whole genome shotgun sequence genome encodes:
- the Cdnf gene encoding cerebral dopamine neurotrophic factor isoform X1 encodes MRCTSLPTLVTFCAGLRIWDLVLTQGLEAGVQPGADCEVCKEFLNRFYNSLLTRGIDFSVNTIEKELINFCMDAKGKENRLCYYLGATNDAATKILGEVTRPMSVHMPVVKICERLKKMDSQICELKEEIGLGIGGPGEDESRRTEADPAQLGGRVQGLCRKKRLRQPHQRTGPQICGDAPPNRALTSAIGAHGL; translated from the exons ATGCGGTGCACCAGCCTACCTACCCTAGTGACCTTTTGCGCCGGGCTTCGGATCTGGGACCTGGTGCTGACGCAGGGCCTGGAGGCCGGTGTGCAGCCGGGGGCTGACTGTGAAG TATGTAAAGAATTCTTAAACCGATTCTACAACTCCTTGCTAACCAGAGGaatagacttttctgtgaacaCCATAGAGAAAGAGTTGATCAACTTTTGCATGGAtgccaaaggaaaagaaaaccgcCTG TGCTATTATCTGGGAGCCACCAACGACGCAGCCACCAAGATCCTAGGTGAAGTTACACGTCCCATGAGTGTGCACATGCCCGTAGTGAAGATCTGTGAGAGGCTGAAGAAGATGGACAGCCAGATTTGTGAGCTAAA AGAAGAAATTGGACTTGGCATCGGTGGACCTGGGGAAGATGAGAGTCGCAGAACTGAAGCAGATCCTGCACAGCTGGGGGGAAGAGTGCAAGGCCTGTGCAGAAAAAAACGACTACGTCAACCTCATCAAAGAACTGGCCCCCAAATATGCGGAGATGCACCCCCAAACAGAGCTCTGACCTCAGCTATCGGTGCACACGGACTGTAG
- the Cdnf gene encoding cerebral dopamine neurotrophic factor isoform X2: MRCTSLPTLVTFCAGLRIWDLVLTQGLEAGVQPGADCEVCKEFLNRFYNSLLTRGIDFSVNTIEKELINFCMDAKGKENRLCYYLGATNDAATKILGEVTRPMSVHMPVVKICERLKKMDSQICELKYEKKLDLASVDLGKMRVAELKQILHSWGEECKACAEKNDYVNLIKELAPKYAEMHPQTEL, translated from the exons ATGCGGTGCACCAGCCTACCTACCCTAGTGACCTTTTGCGCCGGGCTTCGGATCTGGGACCTGGTGCTGACGCAGGGCCTGGAGGCCGGTGTGCAGCCGGGGGCTGACTGTGAAG TATGTAAAGAATTCTTAAACCGATTCTACAACTCCTTGCTAACCAGAGGaatagacttttctgtgaacaCCATAGAGAAAGAGTTGATCAACTTTTGCATGGAtgccaaaggaaaagaaaaccgcCTG TGCTATTATCTGGGAGCCACCAACGACGCAGCCACCAAGATCCTAGGTGAAGTTACACGTCCCATGAGTGTGCACATGCCCGTAGTGAAGATCTGTGAGAGGCTGAAGAAGATGGACAGCCAGATTTGTGAGCTAAAGTATG AGAAGAAATTGGACTTGGCATCGGTGGACCTGGGGAAGATGAGAGTCGCAGAACTGAAGCAGATCCTGCACAGCTGGGGGGAAGAGTGCAAGGCCTGTGCAGAAAAAAACGACTACGTCAACCTCATCAAAGAACTGGCCCCCAAATATGCGGAGATGCACCCCCAAACAGAGCTCTGA